One Trichosurus vulpecula isolate mTriVul1 chromosome 7, mTriVul1.pri, whole genome shotgun sequence genomic region harbors:
- the LOC118857191 gene encoding 40S ribosomal protein S2-like, producing MKMKTLEEIYLFALPIRESEIIDFFLGSSLKDEVLKIMPLQKQTRAGQWTWFKAFVAIGDHNGHDGLGVKCSKEVATAIRGIIILVKLSIVPVRRGYWGNKIGKLHTVPCKVTGRCGSVLVCLIPAPRGTGIVSVPVPKKLLMMAGIDDCYTTARGCTATLGNFAKDTFDAISKTYSYLTPDLWKDTVY from the coding sequence ATGAAGATGAAGACTTTGGAAGAGATCTATCTTTTTGCACTCCCTATCAGGGAAtctgagatcatagatttcttcCTGGGATCTTCATTGAAAGATGAGGTTCTGAAGATCATGCCTCTCCAGAAACAAACCAGAGCTGGACAATGGACCTGGTTCAAGGCTTTTGTGGCCATTGGTGACCACAATGGCCATGATGGTCTGGGTGTCAAGTGCTCCAAGGAAGTGGCCACAGCTATTCGTGGTATTATCATTCTGGTCAAGCTATCCATTGTTCCTGTGAGACGTGGCTACTGGGGGAACAAGATTGGCAAGCTTCACACAGTGCCCTGCAAGGTCACTGGACGATGTGGATCGGTTCTGGTGTGCCTGATCCCTGCTCCTAGAGGTACTGGCATTGTCTCAGTTCCTGTGCCTAAGAAGCTCCTGATGATGGCTGGAATTGATGACTGCTACACTACTGCAAGAGGCTGTACTGCCACTCTgggcaactttgctaaagatACTTTTGATGCCatctccaaaacatacagctatctAACCCCAGACCTGTGGAAGGACACTGTTTACTAA